The Algoriphagus sp. TR-M9 genome has a window encoding:
- a CDS encoding DUF1080 domain-containing protein has translation MKKQFLAAVILAASLGACSSEKALEQVTEELESEASSAENKEDWINLFEGKNFDHWHKYGGKEVGNAWKIDDEGVVYLDAENKDQWGEGDGGDLVTNDEYENFHFKYDWKISENGNSGVIFLVHESPEYQQTYYTGMEMQIVDNDGHPDAKNISHRAGDLYDLIVSSEETAKPWGEWNQAEIIVNDGELEMKLNGSTLVKTTLWTPEWEALIADSKFKDMPGFGTFKKGRIALQDHGDLVHFKNVMIQKL, from the coding sequence ATGAAGAAGCAATTCTTAGCAGCTGTAATTCTGGCGGCTAGCTTAGGGGCTTGTTCTAGTGAAAAAGCCCTAGAGCAGGTCACTGAGGAACTGGAGTCTGAGGCCAGCAGCGCAGAAAATAAAGAAGATTGGATTAATCTTTTTGAAGGGAAAAACTTCGATCACTGGCATAAATACGGTGGAAAAGAAGTTGGGAATGCCTGGAAAATTGATGATGAAGGTGTAGTATATCTGGATGCTGAAAACAAAGACCAATGGGGCGAAGGCGATGGAGGAGATTTAGTAACCAACGATGAGTATGAAAACTTCCATTTCAAATACGATTGGAAAATTTCAGAAAATGGCAATAGTGGTGTAATATTCTTAGTACATGAATCCCCAGAGTACCAGCAGACCTACTATACAGGTATGGAAATGCAGATAGTGGACAATGATGGCCACCCAGATGCCAAGAATATCAGCCACAGAGCAGGAGACCTTTATGACCTAATAGTCAGCAGTGAAGAAACTGCAAAACCTTGGGGAGAATGGAATCAAGCTGAAATCATCGTAAATGACGGAGAACTAGAGATGAAACTCAATGGCAGCACCTTGGTGAAGACTACCCTGTGGACTCCAGAATGGGAAGCATTAATTGCTGACAGTAAATTCAAGGACATGCCAGGCTTCGGCACCTTCAAAAAAGGAAGAATTGCACTCCAAGACCATGGCGATTTGGTTCATTTCAAAAATGTAATGATCCAAAAACTTTGA
- a CDS encoding c-type cytochrome, translating into MKTIKPLNLAFVAIAGLAFACGGGEKSTETTTSAPVAETPAPEKEISLEEKYKDDPIYIKGLAKLKTSDCTTCHMVERKIVGPSYADVAAKYETTEENINMLADKVINGGVGVWGEVPMPAHPNLSMEDAKDMVSYVLLLKK; encoded by the coding sequence ATGAAAACGATTAAACCTTTGAATCTGGCATTTGTTGCAATTGCCGGTTTAGCTTTCGCCTGTGGCGGAGGAGAAAAATCAACAGAAACTACCACTTCAGCTCCAGTAGCTGAAACTCCGGCTCCAGAAAAGGAAATCAGCTTGGAAGAAAAGTATAAGGACGACCCAATCTATATTAAGGGACTTGCTAAACTAAAAACTTCCGACTGTACCACCTGTCATATGGTGGAGCGAAAAATCGTAGGACCTTCTTATGCTGATGTAGCGGCAAAGTATGAAACCACTGAGGAAAACATCAATATGCTCGCTGATAAGGTAATCAACGGAGGTGTAGGAGTTTGGGGAGAGGTACCTATGCCGGCACACCCGAATCTTAGCATGGAAGACGCCAAAGATATGGTGAGCTATGTACTATTACTGAAGAAGTAA
- a CDS encoding sugar phosphate isomerase/epimerase family protein: MKSIKGPAIFLAQFIDDSEPFNNLKNICNYMADLGYKGVQIPSWDGRMIDLQKAAESKTYADEIAGTVKEAGLEITELSTHLQGQLVAVHPAYNELFDGFAPANLKGDLQGKTDWAIQQLKYAAKASHNLGLTAHATFSGALMWHTVYPWPQRPAGLVDTGFDELAKRWVPILDEFDKYGVDVCYELHPGEDLHDGVTFEMFLDKVKGHQRANILYDPSHFVLQCLDYLQFIDIYHERIKMFHVKDAEFNPSGKQGVYGGYQGWVERAGRFRSLGDGQVDFSGIFSKLSQYNFDGWAVLEWECAIKHPEQGAAEGAPFIDSHIIRVTEKAFDDFAGTGADEAFNKKILGI, encoded by the coding sequence ATGAAAAGTATTAAGGGCCCTGCAATTTTTCTCGCACAATTTATTGACGACAGCGAGCCGTTTAACAACCTGAAGAACATCTGTAACTATATGGCTGATCTGGGCTACAAAGGGGTGCAGATACCTTCTTGGGATGGCCGCATGATAGACCTTCAAAAAGCCGCAGAAAGCAAGACTTATGCAGATGAAATTGCAGGCACTGTGAAGGAAGCAGGATTGGAAATCACCGAGCTTTCCACCCACCTCCAAGGCCAGCTTGTAGCGGTACACCCTGCCTATAATGAACTATTTGATGGCTTTGCGCCAGCAAACTTAAAAGGTGACCTCCAAGGCAAAACTGACTGGGCAATCCAACAATTAAAGTACGCTGCTAAAGCTTCGCATAACCTAGGGCTGACCGCACACGCGACCTTCTCCGGAGCCCTGATGTGGCATACCGTGTATCCTTGGCCACAGCGACCTGCTGGACTAGTGGACACAGGCTTTGACGAACTCGCAAAAAGATGGGTGCCAATCTTGGATGAATTTGACAAATATGGCGTGGATGTGTGCTATGAACTCCATCCAGGCGAAGATTTGCATGATGGAGTAACATTTGAAATGTTTCTAGATAAGGTAAAAGGTCACCAAAGAGCAAACATACTCTATGACCCAAGTCACTTTGTACTACAGTGTCTAGATTACCTTCAATTCATTGATATTTACCACGAAAGAATCAAAATGTTCCACGTTAAAGATGCAGAATTCAACCCTAGCGGTAAGCAGGGCGTGTATGGAGGCTATCAGGGATGGGTAGAACGAGCAGGCCGTTTTAGATCTTTAGGAGATGGACAAGTTGATTTTAGCGGAATTTTTAGCAAACTTTCGCAGTACAATTTCGACGGATGGGCCGTTCTGGAATGGGAATGCGCTATCAAACATCCAGAGCAAGGTGCCGCAGAAGGGGCCCCATTCATCGATTCACATATCATCCGAGTGACAGAGAAGGCATTTGATGATTTTGCTGGAACTGGAGCTGATGAAGCATTCAATAAAAAAATACTAGGAATCTAA
- a CDS encoding Gfo/Idh/MocA family protein, whose translation MSISKKLKLGLIGGGPGSFIGAIHLNGALMDGMFELVAGAFSSNPEKSRQRGEELMLDPSRVYANYDEMFTKELELPESERMDVVAIVTPNNVHFDPTVKALEKGFHVALDKPLTLNYQEAKALYPIVKASDKRFLLTHTYSGYPMIKQAKQMIAEGKIGKVRKVYVEYPQGWLWKLLESENNKQAEWRTDPNRNGLAGCMGDIGTHAFHLAEYVSGEKVKALCADLYIKVAGRPIDDDGVVLLRFENGASGVLMASQTDTGAENNLKIRIYGEKGGLEWQQELNNTLIATWPESPDQILRAGTGYLGSLAQENTRTPAGHPEGYVEAFANLYRNFARCIYADRAGETPKPEWEDYPGIEDGIRGMAFIDHVLKSNESDQKWTPFKVEK comes from the coding sequence ATGTCTATTTCTAAAAAACTGAAACTAGGGCTCATCGGAGGAGGCCCTGGATCTTTTATTGGAGCTATTCACCTTAATGGTGCACTGATGGATGGAATGTTCGAATTGGTAGCTGGTGCTTTCAGCTCCAATCCCGAAAAATCCAGACAAAGAGGAGAGGAATTAATGCTTGACCCTTCCCGTGTTTATGCAAATTACGATGAGATGTTTACCAAAGAGCTGGAATTACCGGAATCAGAGCGAATGGATGTAGTGGCAATAGTCACACCCAACAACGTTCACTTTGACCCTACAGTAAAAGCACTTGAAAAGGGTTTTCATGTAGCACTGGACAAACCTTTGACGCTGAACTACCAGGAAGCTAAAGCGCTTTATCCTATTGTCAAGGCCTCAGATAAGCGCTTTCTTTTGACTCATACCTACTCGGGATATCCGATGATCAAGCAGGCCAAACAGATGATCGCTGAGGGCAAAATCGGCAAAGTGAGAAAAGTGTATGTAGAGTACCCTCAAGGCTGGCTGTGGAAACTGCTGGAATCTGAAAACAACAAGCAAGCCGAGTGGCGGACTGACCCCAACAGAAACGGACTGGCGGGCTGTATGGGAGATATAGGCACCCATGCATTTCATTTGGCAGAGTATGTGTCGGGAGAAAAAGTCAAAGCACTTTGCGCTGACCTGTATATTAAGGTAGCGGGCAGGCCCATAGATGATGACGGAGTGGTGCTGTTGAGATTTGAAAATGGTGCATCAGGGGTTTTAATGGCCTCACAAACCGATACTGGAGCAGAGAACAATTTGAAAATCCGAATTTACGGGGAAAAAGGAGGCCTGGAATGGCAGCAAGAGTTAAACAACACCCTGATTGCTACTTGGCCAGAATCCCCTGATCAAATATTAAGAGCCGGGACTGGCTACCTGGGATCCCTGGCACAGGAAAATACCAGAACTCCAGCAGGCCATCCTGAAGGATATGTGGAAGCTTTTGCTAACCTTTACAGGAATTTTGCCAGATGCATCTATGCAGACCGTGCTGGAGAGACTCCAAAACCTGAATGGGAGGACTATCCGGGAATTGAAGATGGGATCCGGGGGATGGCATTTATAGATCATGTCCTGAAGAGTAATGAGTCCGATCAAAAATGGACTCCATTTAAAGTTGAAAAATAA
- a CDS encoding hydroxypyruvate isomerase family protein — MTKPINPGRRESFKKVLLGGAALGSLTSFDSKEEKPYQLKGNITHGVCHWCFRENYTIEELCIEAKKIGIKGIDLIGPDNWAILKKHGIDSSMCNGAELGLTDGFGEVKFHEQLIKNYTEMIPKVADAGYKNLICFSGNRRGMDDETGLENCQKGLEKLIPLAEQHGVILQMELLNSRVNHRDYLCDKSAFGVELCKRLGSDNFKLLFDIYHMQIDEGDLVRSIRDNHQYFGHYHTAGNPGRNELDENQEIYYPAVMKAIVESGFKGYVSHEFIPRSADKMASLRHAVEVCDV; from the coding sequence ATGACCAAACCTATTAACCCTGGCCGAAGAGAATCCTTCAAAAAGGTTCTTTTGGGTGGGGCTGCACTGGGCAGTCTCACCTCTTTTGACTCCAAAGAAGAAAAACCCTACCAATTAAAAGGAAATATAACCCATGGCGTATGCCACTGGTGCTTTCGGGAAAACTATACAATAGAAGAACTTTGCATTGAAGCCAAGAAGATAGGTATAAAAGGCATTGACCTGATAGGACCGGACAACTGGGCCATCCTGAAGAAACATGGGATAGATTCATCCATGTGCAATGGTGCCGAGCTAGGATTGACAGATGGTTTTGGAGAGGTGAAATTTCACGAGCAGCTCATCAAGAACTACACTGAAATGATTCCTAAAGTAGCAGATGCAGGTTACAAAAATCTGATCTGTTTTTCTGGCAATAGAAGAGGAATGGATGACGAGACTGGACTTGAAAACTGTCAAAAAGGCCTGGAAAAGCTTATTCCTTTGGCAGAGCAACACGGAGTTATACTTCAAATGGAGTTGCTCAATAGCCGGGTAAACCACAGAGATTACCTCTGCGATAAGTCTGCCTTTGGAGTGGAGCTATGCAAGCGTCTGGGCAGTGATAATTTCAAGCTACTCTTTGATATTTACCACATGCAGATCGATGAGGGAGACCTCGTAAGGAGTATCAGGGATAATCATCAGTACTTTGGGCATTACCATACCGCTGGAAATCCTGGACGAAATGAATTGGATGAAAATCAGGAGATTTACTACCCAGCTGTCATGAAAGCCATCGTAGAGTCAGGCTTTAAGGGATATGTTTCCCACGAATTCATACCAAGGTCAGCAGATAAGATGGCCTCTCTGAGGCATGCTGTAGAAGTCTGCGACGTATAA